The Streptococcus downei MFe28 DNA window ACAAACGAGGAATTCATCTCGGAATCCTTGACAAAGTCTGCAATTTTAAAGCTAATATAATCACTTCCGACTTTTATCTTAATGGAATCTCCAACTTTAAGATTATATTTGATCTTATAATATACTGGAACAAGAGCTTGTCCTTCTTTAACAGAAGCGACCTTGTTTTTTGAATTCAGCAAAAAATCAAATTGACTGTTTTGTGCCACCAAAGCACAATCTATGAGACTGCCACTTTCATTACTTCCATTATTCTTAATGTATAAATCTTTGCCGGCAATATTTAGCATATTGACAATCTCATATTTCTCAACAGAGTTATTGTTTTTGGCAAATTTCTTGACAGCATTTTCATCTAAATTTCCAGAATGCATCTGCAAAAGATGTGAAGTCTTTGCTGCCGCACTAAATGTATTAAGCGAATTGTTTAGTGAGTATAAAAGATTTGTTGCTGATGCAAATAGTCCAGAAGCCATTGCAATAAAAACAATCAGTGTGATACAGATAATTTTACCTTTTCGTAGTTCTTTCCAGATGATTCTTTTTTTCATAATATTTTTTAGTCCTCCACATTATAGTTAAAGCAGTTCGCCTCCATCTGTTTCAAACTCTTGCCGCTCTTAAGAAGAGGGCTTAGAATGACCATGGAAATACCACAAATCACAAGCATCAGCGCAATTCCTCTTTCAGAGCCTGTCCCCAGAATTCTCCCGACTGAAGTCGCTAAAGCTCCATTTTTATATAATAAGGGATTAAAAACATAATCTGCCAAAGCTCCTGAGGTAGCATATGCAATAATATAACCAAGCTGAGAAATAAAGGAAATCAATCCCCAAGCTCTCCCTTGAGTATCTTTGCTGATATTACACCTCATTAATACATCTAGACATACATTTGAAACAGGGATTGTTAAAAAGAACAGAAAAGCAATAACAGCTATCCCCATGATATTCGTCGTGCAACCAATAATGGCTATTGTAATACCCATGAATAAAAATGATAACGAAAGAGCTTTAAGATAATTCTTTTTGATTCCCTTCACACCTAGCGCCAAGCTTGAAATGAGCATTCCAATGGCACTAAGAGATAGGATGACACCTAGTGTAGAAGAATCAGTTAATTCCAATAGCATGGGTTTTATCATCGTCTCTATAATACCTACATAAAATGTAATCACAATAGACAAGATTAACAGTAATTTTATTCCCTTAGTCTGAGTCAATTCTTTATAGCCTTCAACAATATCTTTTATAACCTGCACTTTAGAATCTTTAATTTTTTGACATTCATTCATCACCTTACCTGAATAAGCTACGGTAAATAAGGTTGTAAAGAAAGTACACATATCTATTATCAATATGAGATAAATACCAGAAATTTGGTAAATCAGACCAGCAAATATCGGTGACAGGAGAAACTTAGCTGATGAAGCTAACTGAACAAGTCCGCCGGCTTTGGAGAATTCTTCTGGCGTCAGTAAATCTGTTACGACTGCTTTATATGCTGGATCAAGTATGGCCGCAAAACACGAACTCAGAAATACCCAGATACAGATTGCAGGAATATTATTTATTCCCATACTAATCATTATAAACATGCCTCCTAAGCACACAGCCGAGAAGAAATCCCCTATTAACATTAATTTAGCCCTGCTAAACTTATCAGCAATTGTTCCCGAAATAGGAGTAAAGAAAACTAATGGGAAGAATGCACATAAAGTGACCAAAGAACAGGCTAAAGCACTTCCTGTTTTTTCAAAAACGTAAACATTCAAGCCAAAAGAAGTAAGTCCGCTTCCAATACTGGAAATTAATTGCCCTACCCATATCACTAAAAAATATCTAAATCTACTTTTATTAATCATTTCCTTCCTCCGAATTTAAATCTAAAAAGTTCATTACTTTGTCGGCT harbors:
- a CDS encoding MFS transporter is translated as MINKSRFRYFLVIWVGQLISSIGSGLTSFGLNVYVFEKTGSALACSLVTLCAFFPLVFFTPISGTIADKFSRAKLMLIGDFFSAVCLGGMFIMISMGINNIPAICIWVFLSSCFAAILDPAYKAVVTDLLTPEEFSKAGGLVQLASSAKFLLSPIFAGLIYQISGIYLILIIDMCTFFTTLFTVAYSGKVMNECQKIKDSKVQVIKDIVEGYKELTQTKGIKLLLILSIVITFYVGIIETMIKPMLLELTDSSTLGVILSLSAIGMLISSLALGVKGIKKNYLKALSLSFLFMGITIAIIGCTTNIMGIAVIAFLFFLTIPVSNVCLDVLMRCNISKDTQGRAWGLISFISQLGYIIAYATSGALADYVFNPLLYKNGALATSVGRILGTGSERGIALMLVICGISMVILSPLLKSGKSLKQMEANCFNYNVED